The following proteins come from a genomic window of Gossypium raimondii isolate GPD5lz chromosome 5, ASM2569854v1, whole genome shotgun sequence:
- the LOC105767408 gene encoding indole-3-acetaldehyde oxidase isoform X1 — MGEVSGGETKQSSLVFAVNGKRFELFESDIHPSTTLLEFLRSHTHFKSVKLGCGEGGCGACVVLLSKYDPVLDQVEDSTVSSCLTLLCSLNGCSITTAEGVGNSKDGFHPIQERFVGFHASQCGFCTPGMCVSLYSALVNANKTNRPKPCPGFSKLTVTEAEKAIAGNLCRCTGYRPIADACKSFSSDVDMEDLGYNSFWKKGESDEVKMSRLPAYNHNHASSKFPEFLKKEIKAGANLGSKLCHWYSPTSIEQLQSLLQKNEAEDGTSMKIVVGNTGTGYYKEQEHYDKYIDLKHIPELSIIVQDQTGIEIGAAVTISKAIEALKQNKMGDFPLDSKTVFKKISDHMEKIASGFVRNSGSVGGNLMMAQRKQFPSDIATILLPVEAIVNIMIGQKLEKLTLEEFLGRPPLDSKAILFSIKIPSWESTKDISSETDTKLLFETYRAAPRPLGNALPYLNAAFLADVSFSRNSTGATLNNCRLAFGAYAAKHPIRARTVEKFLIGKVLSVSVLYEAIKLLGTTIIPEDGICSPAYKSSLAVGFLYEFLSPLVRTPDEIPGDQFNGYNSALLHVDYNNELKENCDELNGTKISTLLSSSKQTIQSSKEYHPVGQPVTKAGAAIQASGEAVFVDDIPAPSNCLYGAFIYSTEPLARVKSVSFKSGSPPVGVTAVISAKDIPGKNLGCRSVFGDEPLYADELVQCAGDRIALVVADTQRHADLAANLAVIDYDKENLNPPILSVEEAVKRGSFLEIPPFLDPEQVGDFSKGMAEADHQILSAEIKLGSQYYFYMETQTTLAVPDEDDSMVVYSSIQCPQIAHETLAQCLGLPANNIRVITRRIGGGFGGKTIKAVSVAAACAVAAYKLQRPVRTYLNRKTDMIMAGGRHPMKVTYTVGFKDSGKITALKLEILIDAGVFLDISIMMAYTVVETLKRYDWGALNFDVKICKTNLPSRSAMRAPGEVQASFIAETIIEHVASSLSIEVDTVRSINLHTYDSLGLFYKSTAGEPSQYTLPAIWDKLAVSSSFHQRTEMIKEFNRFNKWRKRGISRVPIVQEVIVKPTRAKVSILNDGSIVVEVGGIEMGQGLWTKAKQTAAYGLSLIKCDGSEELLDKVRVIQADSLSLIQGGFTGGSTTSESSCEAVRLCCNVLVERLTALKEKLVEQMGSLRWESLILQAYVASVDLSASTLFLPDSTSSNYLNYGAAVSEVQVNLLTGETTTLRTDIIYDCGQSLNPAVDLGQIEGAYVQGIGFFMLEEYPTNSDGLVTANGTWSYKIPTLDTIPKQFNVEILNSGHHEKRVLSSKASGEPPLTLAVSVHCATRAAIVEARRQLASWSGFDESNSEIFQLEVPATMPVVKERSGLDSVEKFLRWTMGTK; from the exons ATGGGGGAGGTCTCCGGCGGAGAAACAAAACAATCGAGCTTGGTTTTCGCTGTTAATGGAAAGAGGTTTGAGTTATTTGAGTCTGATATACATCCTTCCACAACTTTGCTCGAGTTCTTGCGTTCCCACACTCACTTCAAGAGTGTCAAGCTCGGCTGCGGTgaag GAGGCTGCGGGGCCTGTGTTGTCCTACTGTCCAAGTATGATCCGGTGCTCGATCAGGTTGAGGATTCAACTGTGAGCTCATGCCTCACACTGCTTTGTAGTTTAAATGGATGTTCAATTACAACAGCTGAGGGAGTTGGGAATAGCAAGGATGGTTTCCATCCTATTCAAGAAAGGTTCGTCGGATTTCATGCTTCTCAATGTGGTTTTTGTACTCCTGGAATGTGTGTTTCTCTCTATTCAGCTCTTGTCAATGCTAATAAGACTAATAGGCCCAAACCCTGTCCCGGATTCTCCAAGCTGACAGTTACTGAAGCAGAAAAGGCCATTGCGGGCAATCTTTGTCGCTGTACCGGTTATCGACCGATTGCTGATGCTTGTAAAAGTTTTTCTTCTGATGTTGATATGGAAGACTTGGGATATAATTCCTTTTGGAAAAAGGGAGAAAGTGATGAAGTAAAGATGAGTAGGTTACCTGCATACAATCATAATCATGCAAGTTCTAAGTTTCCCGAGTTTCTCAAGAAGGAAATCAAGGCAGGTGCCAATCTGGGTTCTAAACTATGTCACTGGTATAGTCCTACTAGTATTGAGCAACTTCAAAGTTTACTGCAAAAGAATGAGGCCGAGGATGGAACCTCAATGAAGATTGTTGTTGGTAACACCGGAACGGGATATTACAAGGAACAAGAACACTATGacaaatatattgatttaaagCATATTCCCGAGCTCTCAATCATCGTGCAAGACCAGACAGGTATAGAAATCGGAGCAGCTGTGACAATTTCAAAGGCTATTGAAGCGCTGAAGCAAAATAAGATGGGTGATTTTCCCCTAGATAGTAAAACTGTGTTTAAGAAAATTTCTGACCATATGGAGAAGATAGCATCAGGGTTCGTAAGGAATTCAGGTAGTGTGGGAGGAAACTTGATGATGGCCCAAAGGAAACAGTTTCCATCTGACATTGCTACCATATTACTTCCTGTGGAAGCAATAGTGAATATAATGATAGGCCAGAAACTTGAAAAGCTTACACTGGAAGAGTTCCTTGGAAGGCCTCCTTTGGATTCCAAAGCCATTCTTTTCAGCATTAAAATCCCGAGCTGGGAGTCGACAAAGGATATTTCATCTGAAACTGATACTAAGTTGCTATTTGAAACTTATCGTGCTGCACCGCGTCCTCTTGGAAATGCGCTGCCCTATTTAAATGCTGCTTTCTTAGCTGATGTTTCCTTTTCCAGAAATTCTACAGGAGCTACTCTAAATAACTGTCGATTAGCTTTTGGCGCTTATGCTGCCAAACATCCCATTAGAGCAAGGACCGTTGAGAAGTTTCTGATTGGAAAGGTTCTAAGTGTCAGTGTCCTGTATGAGGCTATTAAATTACTTGGAACCACTATAATACCAGAAGATGGCATCTGTAGTCCTGCTTACAAGTCGAGTTTGGCTGTTGGTTTTCTCTACGAGTTCCTGAGCCCCTTAGTTCGCACCCCTGATGAAATCCCCGGTGATCAGTTCAATGGATATAATAGTGCTTTGTTACATGTGGACTACAATAATGAACTGAAAGAGAACTGTGATGAGTTAAATGgaaccaaaatttcaacattgCTGTCATCTTCAAAGCAGACCATTCAGTCAAGTAAAGAGTATCATCCAGTTGGACAGCCAGTTACAAAAGCTGGAGCTGCCATTCAAGCATCCG GTGAGGCTGTTTTTGTGGATGACATTCCAGCTCCGAGTAATTGCCTGTATGGAGCATTTATTTACAGCACAGAGCCTCTAGCACGGGTGAAGAGCGTATCATTTAAATCTGGATCACCACCAGTTGGGGTCACTGCAGTTATTTCTGCCAAAGACATTCCTGGGAAAAATTTAGGTTGTAGATCAGTATTTGGTGATGAACCTCTATATGCAGATGAGCTCGTACAATGTGCAGGAGATCGGATTGCCTTAGTG gTTGCAGATACACAGAGACATGCAGACTTGGCAGCAAACCTTGCAGTGATTGATTACGACAAGGAGAATCTAAATCCTCCAATTCTATCCGTCGAAGAGGCTGTCAAGAGAGGTAGCTTTCTTGAGATCCCTCCTTTCCTTGACCCTGAACAGGTAGGTGATTTTTCGAAAGGAATGGCTGAAGCAGACCACCAAATTCTCTCTGCTGAG ATCAAACTTGGGTCACAGTACTATTTCTATATGGAGACACAAACTACTCTAGCTGTTCCAGATGAAGATGACAGTATGGTGGTGTACAGCTCTATTCAATGCCCTCAAATTGCACATGAAACATTAGCTCAATGTCTTGGTCTTCCCGCAAACAACATTCGTGTTATTACAAGAAGGATTGGAGGAGGTTTTGGTGGAAAGACCATAAAAGCCGTCTCT GTTGCTGCAGCCTGCGCTGTTGCAGCTTACAAATTACAGCGACCAGTTCGGACATATCTGAATCGCAAGACTGATATGATAATGGCAGGAGGAAGGCATCCAATGAAAGTAACATACACTGTAGGATTCAAAGATAGTGGGAAGATTACAGCCCTAAAACTTGAGATATTAATCGATGCAGGGGTATTCCTAGATATCAGTATAATGATGGCATATACGGTAGTCGAGACACTTAAAAGATATGACTGGGGTGCtttgaattttgatgtaaaaatatgcaaaacaaACCTGCCTAGCAGATCTGCAATGAGAGCCCCAGGGGAGGTTCAGGCATCTTTCATTGCTGAAACCATAATCGAACATGTAGCATCCAGTCTTTCCATTGAGGTGGACACCGTCCGAAGTATCAATCTCCACACATACGACAGCCTCGGCTTGTTTTACAAGAGCACTGCAGGTGAGCCATCACAGTATACTTTACCTGCAATATGGGATAAGTTGGCCGTTTCTTCAAGCTTTCACCAGAGGACTGAAATGATAAAAGAATTCAACAGATTTAATAAATGGAGGAAACGAGGGATTTCGCGTGTGCCGATCGTGCAAGAAGTGATTGTGAAGCCAACTCGTGCGAAAGTAAGCATCTTAAATGATGGATCCATTGTTGTTGAAGTTGGAGGGATTGAGATGGGCCAGGGTCTATGGACCAAAGCCAAACAAACGGCTGCATATGGTCTTAGTTTGATAAAATGTGATGGCAGTGAAGAGCTTTTGGATAAAGTAAGAGTCATTCAAGCCGATTCATTGAGTTTAATTCAAGGGGGTTTCACTGGTGGCAGCACGACATCAGAATCGAGCTGTGAAGCAGTTAGGCTTTGCTGCAATGTCTTGGTTGAGAGACTTACAGCTCTTAAGGAAAAGTTGGTGGAACAAATGGGATCTCTTCGATGGGAGTCACTGATTCTTCAG GCATATGTCGCTTCTGTGGACTTATCGGCAAGTACACTTTTTTTACCGGATTCTACTTCCAGCAATTACCTAAACTATGGTGCAGCAGTGAGTGAG GTGCAAGTGAACCTTTTAACTGGGGAAACCACAACTTTGCGCACAGATATTATTTATGACTGTGGCCAAAGCTTGAATCCTGCTGTGGATTTAGGACAG ATTGAAGGAGCTTATGTTCAAGGAATTGGATTCTTTATGCTTGAAGAATACCCCACAAACTCGGATGGATTAGTGACAGCAAATGGAACATGGAGTTATAAGATCCCTACACTGGACACCATTCCTAAACAATTCAATGTCGAAATCCTCAATAGTGGACATCATGAAAAACGTGTGCTTTCTTCAAAAG CATCAGGTGAGCCGCCATTAACGCTAGCGGTTTCAGTTCACTGCGCTACAAGGGCGGCCATAGTTGAAGCCAGGCGGCAACTTGCTTCATGGAGTGGCTTCGACGAGTCTAACTCGGAGATATTCCAGTTGGAGGTTCCGGCCACCATGCCAGTTGTGAAAGAGCGGAGCGGGCTTGACAGCGTTGAGAAGTTCTTGCGATGGACAATGGGCACAAAGTGA
- the LOC105767408 gene encoding indole-3-acetaldehyde oxidase isoform X2 — MGEVSGGETKQSSLVFAVNGKRFELFESDIHPSTTLLEFLRSHTHFKSVKLGCGEGGCGACVVLLSKYDPVLDQVEDSTVSSCLTLLCSLNGCSITTAEGVGNSKDGFHPIQERFVGFHASQCGFCTPGMCVSLYSALVNANKTNRPKPCPGFSKLTVTEAEKAIAGNLCRCTGYRPIADACKSFSSDVDMEDLGYNSFWKKGESDEVKMSRLPAYNHNHASSKFPEFLKKEIKAGANLGSKLCHWYSPTSIEQLQSLLQKNEAEDGTSMKIVVGNTGTGYYKEQEHYDKYIDLKHIPELSIIVQDQTGIEIGAAVTISKAIEALKQNKMGDFPLDSKTVFKKISDHMEKIASGFVRNSGSVGGNLMMAQRKQFPSDIATILLPVEAIVNIMIGQKLEKLTLEEFLGRPPLDSKAILFSIKIPSWESTKDISSETDTKLLFETYRAAPRPLGNALPYLNAAFLADVSFSRNSTGATLNNCRLAFGAYAAKHPIRARTVEKFLIGKVLSVSVLYEAIKLLGTTIIPEDGICSPAYKSSLAVGFLYEFLSPLVRTPDEIPGDQFNGYNSALLHVDYNNELKENCDELNGTKISTLLSSSKQTIQSSKEYHPVGQPVTKAGAAIQASGEAVFVDDIPAPSNCLYGAFIYSTEPLARVKSVSFKSGSPPVGVTAVISAKDIPGKNLGCRSVFGDEPLYADELVQCAGDRIALVVADTQRHADLAANLAVIDYDKENLNPPILSVEEAVKRGSFLEIPPFLDPEQVGDFSKGMAEADHQILSAEIKLGSQYYFYMETQTTLAVPDEDDSMVVYSSIQCPQIAHETLAQCLGLPANNIRVITRRIGGGFGGKTIKAVSVAAACAVAAYKLQRPVRTYLNRKTDMIMAGGRHPMKVTYTVGFKDSGKITALKLEILIDAGVFLDISIMMAYTVVETLKRYDWGALNFDVKICKTNLPSRSAMRAPGEVQASFIAETIIEHVASSLSIEVDTVRSINLHTYDSLGLFYKSTAGEPSQYTLPAIWDKLAVSSSFHQRTEMIKEFNRFNKWRKRGISRVPIVQEVIVKPTRAKVSILNDGSIVVEVGGIEMGQGLWTKAKQTAAYGLSLIKCDGSEELLDKVRVIQADSLSLIQGGFTGGSTTSESSCEAVRLCCNVLVERLTALKEKLVEQMGSLRWESLILQAYVASVDLSASTLFLPDSTSSNYLNYGAAVSELIAGASEPFNWGNHNFAHRYYL, encoded by the exons ATGGGGGAGGTCTCCGGCGGAGAAACAAAACAATCGAGCTTGGTTTTCGCTGTTAATGGAAAGAGGTTTGAGTTATTTGAGTCTGATATACATCCTTCCACAACTTTGCTCGAGTTCTTGCGTTCCCACACTCACTTCAAGAGTGTCAAGCTCGGCTGCGGTgaag GAGGCTGCGGGGCCTGTGTTGTCCTACTGTCCAAGTATGATCCGGTGCTCGATCAGGTTGAGGATTCAACTGTGAGCTCATGCCTCACACTGCTTTGTAGTTTAAATGGATGTTCAATTACAACAGCTGAGGGAGTTGGGAATAGCAAGGATGGTTTCCATCCTATTCAAGAAAGGTTCGTCGGATTTCATGCTTCTCAATGTGGTTTTTGTACTCCTGGAATGTGTGTTTCTCTCTATTCAGCTCTTGTCAATGCTAATAAGACTAATAGGCCCAAACCCTGTCCCGGATTCTCCAAGCTGACAGTTACTGAAGCAGAAAAGGCCATTGCGGGCAATCTTTGTCGCTGTACCGGTTATCGACCGATTGCTGATGCTTGTAAAAGTTTTTCTTCTGATGTTGATATGGAAGACTTGGGATATAATTCCTTTTGGAAAAAGGGAGAAAGTGATGAAGTAAAGATGAGTAGGTTACCTGCATACAATCATAATCATGCAAGTTCTAAGTTTCCCGAGTTTCTCAAGAAGGAAATCAAGGCAGGTGCCAATCTGGGTTCTAAACTATGTCACTGGTATAGTCCTACTAGTATTGAGCAACTTCAAAGTTTACTGCAAAAGAATGAGGCCGAGGATGGAACCTCAATGAAGATTGTTGTTGGTAACACCGGAACGGGATATTACAAGGAACAAGAACACTATGacaaatatattgatttaaagCATATTCCCGAGCTCTCAATCATCGTGCAAGACCAGACAGGTATAGAAATCGGAGCAGCTGTGACAATTTCAAAGGCTATTGAAGCGCTGAAGCAAAATAAGATGGGTGATTTTCCCCTAGATAGTAAAACTGTGTTTAAGAAAATTTCTGACCATATGGAGAAGATAGCATCAGGGTTCGTAAGGAATTCAGGTAGTGTGGGAGGAAACTTGATGATGGCCCAAAGGAAACAGTTTCCATCTGACATTGCTACCATATTACTTCCTGTGGAAGCAATAGTGAATATAATGATAGGCCAGAAACTTGAAAAGCTTACACTGGAAGAGTTCCTTGGAAGGCCTCCTTTGGATTCCAAAGCCATTCTTTTCAGCATTAAAATCCCGAGCTGGGAGTCGACAAAGGATATTTCATCTGAAACTGATACTAAGTTGCTATTTGAAACTTATCGTGCTGCACCGCGTCCTCTTGGAAATGCGCTGCCCTATTTAAATGCTGCTTTCTTAGCTGATGTTTCCTTTTCCAGAAATTCTACAGGAGCTACTCTAAATAACTGTCGATTAGCTTTTGGCGCTTATGCTGCCAAACATCCCATTAGAGCAAGGACCGTTGAGAAGTTTCTGATTGGAAAGGTTCTAAGTGTCAGTGTCCTGTATGAGGCTATTAAATTACTTGGAACCACTATAATACCAGAAGATGGCATCTGTAGTCCTGCTTACAAGTCGAGTTTGGCTGTTGGTTTTCTCTACGAGTTCCTGAGCCCCTTAGTTCGCACCCCTGATGAAATCCCCGGTGATCAGTTCAATGGATATAATAGTGCTTTGTTACATGTGGACTACAATAATGAACTGAAAGAGAACTGTGATGAGTTAAATGgaaccaaaatttcaacattgCTGTCATCTTCAAAGCAGACCATTCAGTCAAGTAAAGAGTATCATCCAGTTGGACAGCCAGTTACAAAAGCTGGAGCTGCCATTCAAGCATCCG GTGAGGCTGTTTTTGTGGATGACATTCCAGCTCCGAGTAATTGCCTGTATGGAGCATTTATTTACAGCACAGAGCCTCTAGCACGGGTGAAGAGCGTATCATTTAAATCTGGATCACCACCAGTTGGGGTCACTGCAGTTATTTCTGCCAAAGACATTCCTGGGAAAAATTTAGGTTGTAGATCAGTATTTGGTGATGAACCTCTATATGCAGATGAGCTCGTACAATGTGCAGGAGATCGGATTGCCTTAGTG gTTGCAGATACACAGAGACATGCAGACTTGGCAGCAAACCTTGCAGTGATTGATTACGACAAGGAGAATCTAAATCCTCCAATTCTATCCGTCGAAGAGGCTGTCAAGAGAGGTAGCTTTCTTGAGATCCCTCCTTTCCTTGACCCTGAACAGGTAGGTGATTTTTCGAAAGGAATGGCTGAAGCAGACCACCAAATTCTCTCTGCTGAG ATCAAACTTGGGTCACAGTACTATTTCTATATGGAGACACAAACTACTCTAGCTGTTCCAGATGAAGATGACAGTATGGTGGTGTACAGCTCTATTCAATGCCCTCAAATTGCACATGAAACATTAGCTCAATGTCTTGGTCTTCCCGCAAACAACATTCGTGTTATTACAAGAAGGATTGGAGGAGGTTTTGGTGGAAAGACCATAAAAGCCGTCTCT GTTGCTGCAGCCTGCGCTGTTGCAGCTTACAAATTACAGCGACCAGTTCGGACATATCTGAATCGCAAGACTGATATGATAATGGCAGGAGGAAGGCATCCAATGAAAGTAACATACACTGTAGGATTCAAAGATAGTGGGAAGATTACAGCCCTAAAACTTGAGATATTAATCGATGCAGGGGTATTCCTAGATATCAGTATAATGATGGCATATACGGTAGTCGAGACACTTAAAAGATATGACTGGGGTGCtttgaattttgatgtaaaaatatgcaaaacaaACCTGCCTAGCAGATCTGCAATGAGAGCCCCAGGGGAGGTTCAGGCATCTTTCATTGCTGAAACCATAATCGAACATGTAGCATCCAGTCTTTCCATTGAGGTGGACACCGTCCGAAGTATCAATCTCCACACATACGACAGCCTCGGCTTGTTTTACAAGAGCACTGCAGGTGAGCCATCACAGTATACTTTACCTGCAATATGGGATAAGTTGGCCGTTTCTTCAAGCTTTCACCAGAGGACTGAAATGATAAAAGAATTCAACAGATTTAATAAATGGAGGAAACGAGGGATTTCGCGTGTGCCGATCGTGCAAGAAGTGATTGTGAAGCCAACTCGTGCGAAAGTAAGCATCTTAAATGATGGATCCATTGTTGTTGAAGTTGGAGGGATTGAGATGGGCCAGGGTCTATGGACCAAAGCCAAACAAACGGCTGCATATGGTCTTAGTTTGATAAAATGTGATGGCAGTGAAGAGCTTTTGGATAAAGTAAGAGTCATTCAAGCCGATTCATTGAGTTTAATTCAAGGGGGTTTCACTGGTGGCAGCACGACATCAGAATCGAGCTGTGAAGCAGTTAGGCTTTGCTGCAATGTCTTGGTTGAGAGACTTACAGCTCTTAAGGAAAAGTTGGTGGAACAAATGGGATCTCTTCGATGGGAGTCACTGATTCTTCAG GCATATGTCGCTTCTGTGGACTTATCGGCAAGTACACTTTTTTTACCGGATTCTACTTCCAGCAATTACCTAAACTATGGTGCAGCAGTGAGTGAG CTCATTGCAGGTGCAAGTGAACCTTTTAACTGGGGAAACCACAACTTTGCGCACAGATATTATTTATGA